One Arthrobacter sp. Marseille-P9274 genomic region harbors:
- a CDS encoding ester cyclase, whose translation MSIRREAILHAWNQAWGQGDTAAFEQLLAPGYVRRSKSGSEDYVSLRKTIEATHAAFPDTTTEILRILEDGDTAAIHWQTRATHQGTFMDVPATGRSITVNAASFLRFEDGKLAEEWVVWDPRELLSALGIWHLGSGN comes from the coding sequence ATGAGCATCAGGCGGGAAGCCATCCTGCACGCGTGGAACCAGGCCTGGGGCCAGGGCGACACGGCGGCCTTCGAACAGCTCCTCGCCCCCGGCTATGTGCGCCGGTCCAAGTCGGGCAGCGAAGACTACGTGAGCCTGCGCAAAACCATCGAGGCCACGCATGCGGCGTTCCCGGATACGACCACCGAGATCCTGCGCATCCTCGAGGACGGAGACACCGCCGCCATCCACTGGCAGACGCGGGCCACCCACCAGGGCACGTTCATGGACGTGCCGGCCACCGGCCGCAGCATCACCGTCAACGCCGCGTCCTTCCTGCGGTTCGAAGACGGCAAACTCGCCGAGGAGTGGGTCGTCTGGGACCCGCGGGAGCTTCTGTCGGCCCTCGGCATCTGGCACCTGGGCAGCGGGAACTGA
- a CDS encoding aldehyde dehydrogenase (NADP(+)), with product MTLTGHSLIAGEAVAGTEGRAFGINPSTNEQLEPAYGLVSTEQLRAATAAAADAFEPFSSLEPERHARFLETIADNIEAIGDELIDRASAETGLGAERLRGERARTTGQLRLFADVVRRGDFRGVRIDPALPDRTPLPRADIRLRQIPLGPVAVFGASNFPLAFSVAGGDTASAFAAGCPVIVKAHNAHPGTSELVGQAISRAVRDLELHPGVFSLVYGAGTSIGQELVADPAIKAVGFTGSRAGGTALMRTAAARLEPIPVYAEMSSINPVYVLPGAVRGDADGLARQYVASVTGSSGQLCTSPGLLFVPAGEDGDRLADAVARALTGQAGQTMLTEGIASSWQQGFSSVESAAEVELLARGQAGTTANAPAPAIFSSDLDVFTGNRVLHEEIFGAASLIVRYKNVEDLAEATDLLEGQLTASVQATEEDYASAAALIPVLERKVGRIIINGWPTGVEVGHAMVHGGPYPATSAPSTTSVGTLAIHRFLRPVSYQNFPQELLPAPLQDANPWQVNRLVDGEAEIQPR from the coding sequence ATGACACTAACCGGACATTCCCTGATCGCCGGGGAAGCTGTTGCCGGAACCGAGGGCCGGGCCTTCGGTATCAACCCGTCCACCAACGAACAGCTGGAACCGGCCTACGGCCTGGTCAGCACGGAGCAGCTCAGGGCGGCCACCGCGGCGGCCGCGGATGCCTTCGAACCCTTCAGCAGCCTGGAGCCGGAGCGGCACGCACGTTTCCTGGAAACCATCGCGGACAACATCGAAGCCATCGGTGACGAACTGATCGATCGGGCCTCGGCAGAGACGGGGCTCGGCGCCGAGCGGCTGCGCGGCGAGCGGGCCCGCACCACCGGCCAGCTACGGCTGTTTGCCGACGTCGTACGCCGCGGCGATTTCCGCGGCGTGCGGATCGATCCCGCCCTGCCGGACCGCACGCCGCTGCCCCGCGCGGACATCAGGCTGCGCCAGATCCCGCTGGGACCCGTGGCAGTCTTCGGGGCCAGCAACTTTCCTCTCGCTTTCTCCGTGGCCGGCGGAGACACCGCCTCGGCTTTCGCGGCCGGCTGCCCGGTGATCGTCAAGGCGCACAACGCCCATCCCGGCACCTCGGAACTTGTCGGCCAGGCCATCAGCCGCGCCGTCCGCGACCTCGAACTGCACCCCGGCGTCTTCTCGCTCGTGTACGGGGCCGGCACAAGCATCGGCCAGGAACTGGTCGCCGACCCGGCCATCAAGGCCGTCGGCTTCACCGGTTCCCGCGCGGGCGGCACCGCCCTGATGCGCACCGCAGCCGCCCGCCTCGAACCCATCCCGGTCTACGCCGAGATGTCCTCGATCAATCCGGTCTACGTGCTCCCGGGGGCCGTGCGCGGCGATGCCGACGGCCTGGCCCGCCAGTACGTCGCCTCGGTGACCGGCAGCTCCGGCCAGCTGTGCACCTCGCCCGGACTCCTGTTTGTGCCCGCCGGCGAGGACGGGGACCGCCTGGCGGACGCCGTCGCCCGGGCCCTCACCGGACAGGCCGGCCAGACCATGCTGACCGAGGGAATCGCCTCGTCCTGGCAGCAGGGCTTCAGTTCGGTGGAGTCCGCAGCCGAGGTGGAACTGCTTGCCCGGGGCCAGGCAGGCACCACGGCGAACGCGCCCGCACCGGCGATTTTCAGCTCCGACCTGGATGTCTTCACCGGCAACCGCGTCCTCCACGAGGAGATCTTCGGCGCGGCCAGCCTCATCGTCCGCTACAAGAACGTGGAAGACCTCGCCGAGGCCACGGACCTGCTCGAGGGGCAGCTGACGGCCTCGGTCCAGGCCACCGAGGAGGACTACGCATCGGCCGCCGCCCTGATTCCGGTCCTGGAACGCAAGGTCGGCAGGATCATCATCAACGGGTGGCCCACGGGCGTGGAGGTCGGCCATGCCATGGTCCACGGCGGCCCCTACCCGGCAACTTCGGCCCCGAGCACGACCTCGGTCGGCACGCTGGCCATCCACCGGTTCCTGCGGCCCGTCTCCTACCAGAACTTCCCCCAAGAGCTGCTTCCGGCACCCCTGCAGGACGCCAACCCCTGGCAGGTGAACCGGCTCGTCGACGGCGAAGCCGAGATCCAGCCCCGCTAG
- a CDS encoding 2-keto-4-pentenoate hydratase, giving the protein MSTITLEDVAGTLRTARQQGEPIAAPTETWPSLDADAAFAVQKINIDQAVANGDRLVGYKLGNIAKVMQDAFGLDQPDYGHLLASTFACEGTALERGRFIEPFVELEPAFVLRRHLRGPNATVADVVNAVEFAMPAIEIIDSRVKDWAIGLPDTLADNGSTGAVILGGTPRRVTDLNLRDTRGVLRFNDREVIAGSTRNILGNPLAAVAWLVNRLACYGVEFQPGQVILPGSCLQAVPMKEAGRWSGTFEGWGTVEFDVA; this is encoded by the coding sequence ATGTCCACCATCACCCTCGAGGACGTCGCCGGCACCCTCCGCACCGCCCGGCAGCAGGGCGAGCCCATCGCCGCACCGACGGAGACCTGGCCCTCCCTGGACGCCGACGCCGCGTTCGCCGTCCAGAAAATCAACATCGACCAGGCCGTCGCCAACGGCGACCGTCTCGTGGGCTACAAGCTCGGGAACATCGCCAAGGTCATGCAGGATGCCTTCGGCCTCGACCAGCCGGACTACGGACACCTGCTGGCCAGCACCTTCGCCTGCGAGGGGACCGCCCTGGAGCGGGGCAGGTTCATCGAGCCGTTCGTGGAACTCGAGCCGGCCTTCGTCCTGCGGCGGCACCTGCGCGGCCCGAACGCTACCGTCGCCGACGTCGTGAATGCCGTCGAATTCGCCATGCCGGCGATCGAAATCATCGACTCCCGGGTCAAGGACTGGGCGATCGGGCTTCCGGACACGCTGGCCGACAACGGATCCACCGGAGCGGTCATTCTCGGCGGAACGCCCCGCCGGGTCACCGACCTGAACCTGCGCGACACCCGCGGCGTCCTGCGGTTCAATGACCGGGAGGTCATCGCCGGATCCACCCGCAATATCCTCGGCAATCCCCTGGCTGCCGTGGCCTGGCTGGTCAACCGCCTGGCCTGCTATGGCGTCGAGTTCCAGCCCGGCCAGGTCATCCTGCCCGGCAGCTGCCTGCAGGCAGTCCCCATGAAGGAAGCCGGCCGCTGGTCGGGAACCTTCGAGGGCTGGGGCACCGTCGAGTTCGACGTCGCCTAA